The following DNA comes from Cherax quadricarinatus isolate ZL_2023a chromosome 8, ASM3850222v1, whole genome shotgun sequence.
TTTTAATGCAATTAAAGATATGCCTTATTCTTCTTCTAATcgagaattttttttctttgccagatGCGAATATAATGCggttgttggaacttattcgcgcAAATCAAATCCGACAGGAGCAAATGATTTGCGAGTTGATGGGATTGTTAGGAGCGAGATCCACCCAGCCTCCTACCCATCCATATGGAGATGCTGTTGCTACCCCTCCTACCAACGAGACTTCTCCCCGACCTCATGTGGATGTTGAGACTGTGCCTCCTACTCAGGCGGTTGATGTTAACGCTTTTATCCAGGATATTGTAACTCCTACCCACGCCGAGATCGACCCTTCTCCCCAGTCTCATATGAGTGGAGAatgtgttagtagttgttattGCGATAAATGCGTATGGAGCGAGATGGAATATTTTATGACAAATTCCCAACCTACTTCATGTATGGATGAGGATTCCCCCATTTATTATCCACCAGCTTCCCCCCCAGAAGTTTATTGTATAACAGATGAGGAAGAAGATGACGACcctgaacaaaatgcacagaaattctacaagagaagaaaaattactctacgttgattttagtcaatgaattgtagcttttttcaatgaaattgtatttgtttgtattaccagaaatgtaatggctgtataataaataatgaaaaaaaaaaatattgtgtattagtgttatcctgaaatgtgtctttctgatgatgatgaaaatgttttccctatgatgcatatgtgtccccttattaacttgaatgaactgaaagttcgacatgatt
Coding sequences within:
- the LOC138852397 gene encoding uncharacterized protein, whose protein sequence is MNPIQYSVGGVCEEERRLHPCVCRNNPPAVNDANIMRLLELIRANQIRQEQMICELMGLLGARSTQPPTHPYGDAVATPPTNETSPRPHVDVETVPPTQAVDVNAFIQDIVTPTHAEIDPSPQSHMSGECVSSCYCDKCVWSEMEYFMTNSQPTSCMDEDSPIYYPPASPPEVYCITDEEEDDDPEQNAQKFYKRRKITLR